The following proteins are co-located in the Triticum aestivum cultivar Chinese Spring chromosome 1A, IWGSC CS RefSeq v2.1, whole genome shotgun sequence genome:
- the LOC123060299 gene encoding probable NOT transcription complex subunit VIP2 isoform X3: MSGSLNSNIGGDSTGRPFTSTFSGQSGSFPNFHHSGLHNIHGNLNLASLSPRNASLSGIPSPGVQQPGGNISGSRFPSNNLPVSMSQISHGHSGISNRGASSVLGNLGPRITNSAGNIVGGSSIGRSISSAGMSMPGIASRINSSGNSGSGALNIPSNRLSSMHQASPQFMNILGSSYPAPGGTLSQNQVQAGNNSFSSSGMLHDGNSGDNSPFDINDFPQLTGRPNSAGGGQGQYGSLRKQGVSVNAIVQQNQEFSIQNEDFPALPGYKGNSSDYGMDLHHKDHLHENANIMQGQHFPMGRSSGFNLGGSYPARQQQQQSTTSVQNGLDNIGLRPINSPSPSSNSGSYEQLIQQYHQPQTQNSLRSQTSSGQQSSKDQSQKSAQGKETVPDPYSLLGLLNLIKSKEPGPTALALGLDLTTLGLNLNSPDCLWKTFGSPWSNEPAKGEPDYQIPACYSAEQPPPLQPFNFPKFHPLTLFYIFYSMPKDVAQLYAANELYNKGWFYHREYRVWLTRASNVAPLVKTPLYERGSYICFDPSLWDTIQKDNFVLQYESVEKRPVLPSASQNVRL; encoded by the exons ATGTCAGGATCACTGAAT TCAAATATTGGTGGGGATTCAACAGGAAGGCCATTCACATCAACCTTTTCTGGTCAGTCTGGATCATTTCCTAATTTCCATCACTCTG GCTTGCATAATATCCACGGAAATCTCAATCTTGCATCACTATCGCCAAGGAATGCTTCATTGTCAGGTATTCCATCCCCAGGTGTTCAACAACCTGGGGGCAATATTTCTGGTAGCCGGTTTCCCTCAAATAACCTTCCAGTGTCCATGTCTCAG ATTTCTCATGGCCATTCTGGGATCAGCAACAGAGGAG CTTCTTCAGTTTTGGGGAACTTAGGCCCACGGATAACAAATTCTGCGGGCAATATAGTGGGTGGCAGCAGTATTGGCAGAAGCATAAGCTCAGCAGGAATGTCCATGCCTGGTATTGCATCCCGTATCAATTCGAGCGGCAACTCTGGAAGTGGGGCTCTTAATATCCCATCCAATCGACTGAGTAGTATGCATCAAG CGTCACCACAGTTCATGAACATTCTTGGGAGTTCTTATCCAGCACCTGGAGGAACGCTATCTCAGAACCAAGTTCAGGCAGGAAACAATTCTTTTAGTTCTTCAGGAATGCTACATGATGGAAACTCTGGTGACAATTCTCCGTTTGACATAAATGATTTTCCCCAGTTAACTGGGCGTCCTAATTCTGCTGGAGGTGGTCAAGGGCAATATG GGTCACTGCGAAAACAAGGAGTAAGTGTAAATGCCATTGTGCAACAAAACCAGGAGTTCAGCATTCAGAATGAAGATTTTCCAGCTTTACCAGGATATAAAG GCAATTCGTCAGATTATGGTATGGATTTGCATCACAAGGACCACCTTCATGAGAATGCAAATATTATGCAGGGACAACATTTTCCT ATGGGTAGATCATCTGGCTTTAATTTGGGAGGTAGCTATCCAGCCCGCCAACAACAGCAGCAGAGCACTACTTCG GTTCAAAATGGTCTTGATAATATTGGGCTAAGGCCGATAAATTCTCCAAGTCCGTCTTCTAATTCGGGGTCTTACGAGCAACTCATCCAGCAATACCATCAACCGCAGACTCAGAATTCACTTAGGTCGCAGACGTCTTCGGGCCAACAGTCATCTAAGGATCAGAGTCAAAAGTCTGCTCAGGGAAAAGAAACTGTGCCAGACCCATATAGTTTACTTGGATTGTTGAACTTAATAAAATCAAAAGAGCCTGGACCAACAGCTCTTGCTTTAGGGCTTGATTTAACTACACTAGGGCTGAATTTGAACTCTCCAGATTGTCTTTGGAAGACATTTGGCTCTCCATGGTCAAACGAGCCAGCTAAAGGAGAACCTGATTATCAGATCCCTGCTTGTTATTCTGCTGAGCAACCTCCACCACTGCAG CCATTCAATTTTCCAAAGTTTCACCCCTTGACACTATTCTACATCTTCTACAG TATGCCGAAGGATGTTGCTCAGTTATATGCCGCGAATGAACT ATATAACAAAGGGTGGTTTTACCACAGAGAGTATCGTGTGTGGCTCACACGAGCTTCAAATGTGGCGCCTCTTGTGAAAACACCACTGTATGAACGAGGATCCTACATTTGTTTTGATCCCAGCCTGTGGGATACAATTCAGAAG GACAACTTTGTGCTCCAATATGAATCTGTAGAGAAGAGACCTGTCCTCCCTTCCGCCAGCCAAAATGTTAGATTATAA
- the LOC123060299 gene encoding probable NOT transcription complex subunit VIP2 isoform X2, which translates to MSGSLNSNIGGDSTGRPFTSTFSGLHNIHGNLNLASLSPRNASLSGIPSPGVQQPGGNISGSRFPSNNLPVSMSQISHGHSGISNRGGMNVGGNAVFSSSMNAIGGSAQGLSSSMANVGNRNSAPGLTASSVLGNLGPRITNSAGNIVGGSSIGRSISSAGMSMPGIASRINSSGNSGSGALNIPSNRLSSMHQASPQFMNILGSSYPAPGGTLSQNQVQAGNNSFSSSGMLHDGNSGDNSPFDINDFPQLTGRPNSAGGGQGQYGSLRKQGVSVNAIVQQNQEFSIQNEDFPALPGYKGNSSDYGMDLHHKDHLHENANIMQGQHFPMGRSSGFNLGGSYPARQQQQQSTTSVQNGLDNIGLRPINSPSPSSNSGSYEQLIQQYHQPQTQNSLRSQTSSGQQSSKDQSQKSAQGKETVPDPYSLLGLLNLIKSKEPGPTALALGLDLTTLGLNLNSPDCLWKTFGSPWSNEPAKGEPDYQIPACYSAEQPPPLQPFNFPKFHPLTLFYIFYSMPKDVAQLYAANELYNKGWFYHREYRVWLTRASNVAPLVKTPLYERGSYICFDPSLWDTIQKDNFVLQYESVEKRPVLPSASQNVRL; encoded by the exons ATGTCAGGATCACTGAAT TCAAATATTGGTGGGGATTCAACAGGAAGGCCATTCACATCAACCTTTTCTG GCTTGCATAATATCCACGGAAATCTCAATCTTGCATCACTATCGCCAAGGAATGCTTCATTGTCAGGTATTCCATCCCCAGGTGTTCAACAACCTGGGGGCAATATTTCTGGTAGCCGGTTTCCCTCAAATAACCTTCCAGTGTCCATGTCTCAG ATTTCTCATGGCCATTCTGGGATCAGCAACAGAGGAGGTATGAATGTTGGGGGGAATGCTGTATTTAGTAGTAGCATGAATGCTATTGGTGGTTCAGCACAAGGTTTATCCTCAAGCATGGCTAATGTTGGTAATCGAAATTCTGCTCCTGGGTTGACAGCTTCTTCAGTTTTGGGGAACTTAGGCCCACGGATAACAAATTCTGCGGGCAATATAGTGGGTGGCAGCAGTATTGGCAGAAGCATAAGCTCAGCAGGAATGTCCATGCCTGGTATTGCATCCCGTATCAATTCGAGCGGCAACTCTGGAAGTGGGGCTCTTAATATCCCATCCAATCGACTGAGTAGTATGCATCAAG CGTCACCACAGTTCATGAACATTCTTGGGAGTTCTTATCCAGCACCTGGAGGAACGCTATCTCAGAACCAAGTTCAGGCAGGAAACAATTCTTTTAGTTCTTCAGGAATGCTACATGATGGAAACTCTGGTGACAATTCTCCGTTTGACATAAATGATTTTCCCCAGTTAACTGGGCGTCCTAATTCTGCTGGAGGTGGTCAAGGGCAATATG GGTCACTGCGAAAACAAGGAGTAAGTGTAAATGCCATTGTGCAACAAAACCAGGAGTTCAGCATTCAGAATGAAGATTTTCCAGCTTTACCAGGATATAAAG GCAATTCGTCAGATTATGGTATGGATTTGCATCACAAGGACCACCTTCATGAGAATGCAAATATTATGCAGGGACAACATTTTCCT ATGGGTAGATCATCTGGCTTTAATTTGGGAGGTAGCTATCCAGCCCGCCAACAACAGCAGCAGAGCACTACTTCG GTTCAAAATGGTCTTGATAATATTGGGCTAAGGCCGATAAATTCTCCAAGTCCGTCTTCTAATTCGGGGTCTTACGAGCAACTCATCCAGCAATACCATCAACCGCAGACTCAGAATTCACTTAGGTCGCAGACGTCTTCGGGCCAACAGTCATCTAAGGATCAGAGTCAAAAGTCTGCTCAGGGAAAAGAAACTGTGCCAGACCCATATAGTTTACTTGGATTGTTGAACTTAATAAAATCAAAAGAGCCTGGACCAACAGCTCTTGCTTTAGGGCTTGATTTAACTACACTAGGGCTGAATTTGAACTCTCCAGATTGTCTTTGGAAGACATTTGGCTCTCCATGGTCAAACGAGCCAGCTAAAGGAGAACCTGATTATCAGATCCCTGCTTGTTATTCTGCTGAGCAACCTCCACCACTGCAG CCATTCAATTTTCCAAAGTTTCACCCCTTGACACTATTCTACATCTTCTACAG TATGCCGAAGGATGTTGCTCAGTTATATGCCGCGAATGAACT ATATAACAAAGGGTGGTTTTACCACAGAGAGTATCGTGTGTGGCTCACACGAGCTTCAAATGTGGCGCCTCTTGTGAAAACACCACTGTATGAACGAGGATCCTACATTTGTTTTGATCCCAGCCTGTGGGATACAATTCAGAAG GACAACTTTGTGCTCCAATATGAATCTGTAGAGAAGAGACCTGTCCTCCCTTCCGCCAGCCAAAATGTTAGATTATAA
- the LOC123060299 gene encoding probable NOT transcription complex subunit VIP2 isoform X1, which yields MSGSLNSNIGGDSTGRPFTSTFSGQSGSFPNFHHSGLHNIHGNLNLASLSPRNASLSGIPSPGVQQPGGNISGSRFPSNNLPVSMSQISHGHSGISNRGGMNVGGNAVFSSSMNAIGGSAQGLSSSMANVGNRNSAPGLTASSVLGNLGPRITNSAGNIVGGSSIGRSISSAGMSMPGIASRINSSGNSGSGALNIPSNRLSSMHQASPQFMNILGSSYPAPGGTLSQNQVQAGNNSFSSSGMLHDGNSGDNSPFDINDFPQLTGRPNSAGGGQGQYGSLRKQGVSVNAIVQQNQEFSIQNEDFPALPGYKGNSSDYGMDLHHKDHLHENANIMQGQHFPMGRSSGFNLGGSYPARQQQQQSTTSVQNGLDNIGLRPINSPSPSSNSGSYEQLIQQYHQPQTQNSLRSQTSSGQQSSKDQSQKSAQGKETVPDPYSLLGLLNLIKSKEPGPTALALGLDLTTLGLNLNSPDCLWKTFGSPWSNEPAKGEPDYQIPACYSAEQPPPLQPFNFPKFHPLTLFYIFYSMPKDVAQLYAANELYNKGWFYHREYRVWLTRASNVAPLVKTPLYERGSYICFDPSLWDTIQKDNFVLQYESVEKRPVLPSASQNVRL from the exons ATGTCAGGATCACTGAAT TCAAATATTGGTGGGGATTCAACAGGAAGGCCATTCACATCAACCTTTTCTGGTCAGTCTGGATCATTTCCTAATTTCCATCACTCTG GCTTGCATAATATCCACGGAAATCTCAATCTTGCATCACTATCGCCAAGGAATGCTTCATTGTCAGGTATTCCATCCCCAGGTGTTCAACAACCTGGGGGCAATATTTCTGGTAGCCGGTTTCCCTCAAATAACCTTCCAGTGTCCATGTCTCAG ATTTCTCATGGCCATTCTGGGATCAGCAACAGAGGAGGTATGAATGTTGGGGGGAATGCTGTATTTAGTAGTAGCATGAATGCTATTGGTGGTTCAGCACAAGGTTTATCCTCAAGCATGGCTAATGTTGGTAATCGAAATTCTGCTCCTGGGTTGACAGCTTCTTCAGTTTTGGGGAACTTAGGCCCACGGATAACAAATTCTGCGGGCAATATAGTGGGTGGCAGCAGTATTGGCAGAAGCATAAGCTCAGCAGGAATGTCCATGCCTGGTATTGCATCCCGTATCAATTCGAGCGGCAACTCTGGAAGTGGGGCTCTTAATATCCCATCCAATCGACTGAGTAGTATGCATCAAG CGTCACCACAGTTCATGAACATTCTTGGGAGTTCTTATCCAGCACCTGGAGGAACGCTATCTCAGAACCAAGTTCAGGCAGGAAACAATTCTTTTAGTTCTTCAGGAATGCTACATGATGGAAACTCTGGTGACAATTCTCCGTTTGACATAAATGATTTTCCCCAGTTAACTGGGCGTCCTAATTCTGCTGGAGGTGGTCAAGGGCAATATG GGTCACTGCGAAAACAAGGAGTAAGTGTAAATGCCATTGTGCAACAAAACCAGGAGTTCAGCATTCAGAATGAAGATTTTCCAGCTTTACCAGGATATAAAG GCAATTCGTCAGATTATGGTATGGATTTGCATCACAAGGACCACCTTCATGAGAATGCAAATATTATGCAGGGACAACATTTTCCT ATGGGTAGATCATCTGGCTTTAATTTGGGAGGTAGCTATCCAGCCCGCCAACAACAGCAGCAGAGCACTACTTCG GTTCAAAATGGTCTTGATAATATTGGGCTAAGGCCGATAAATTCTCCAAGTCCGTCTTCTAATTCGGGGTCTTACGAGCAACTCATCCAGCAATACCATCAACCGCAGACTCAGAATTCACTTAGGTCGCAGACGTCTTCGGGCCAACAGTCATCTAAGGATCAGAGTCAAAAGTCTGCTCAGGGAAAAGAAACTGTGCCAGACCCATATAGTTTACTTGGATTGTTGAACTTAATAAAATCAAAAGAGCCTGGACCAACAGCTCTTGCTTTAGGGCTTGATTTAACTACACTAGGGCTGAATTTGAACTCTCCAGATTGTCTTTGGAAGACATTTGGCTCTCCATGGTCAAACGAGCCAGCTAAAGGAGAACCTGATTATCAGATCCCTGCTTGTTATTCTGCTGAGCAACCTCCACCACTGCAG CCATTCAATTTTCCAAAGTTTCACCCCTTGACACTATTCTACATCTTCTACAG TATGCCGAAGGATGTTGCTCAGTTATATGCCGCGAATGAACT ATATAACAAAGGGTGGTTTTACCACAGAGAGTATCGTGTGTGGCTCACACGAGCTTCAAATGTGGCGCCTCTTGTGAAAACACCACTGTATGAACGAGGATCCTACATTTGTTTTGATCCCAGCCTGTGGGATACAATTCAGAAG GACAACTTTGTGCTCCAATATGAATCTGTAGAGAAGAGACCTGTCCTCCCTTCCGCCAGCCAAAATGTTAGATTATAA
- the LOC123060299 gene encoding probable NOT transcription complex subunit VIP2 isoform X4 has protein sequence MSGSLNSNIGGDSTGRPFTSTFSGLHNIHGNLNLASLSPRNASLSGIPSPGVQQPGGNISGSRFPSNNLPVSMSQISHGHSGISNRGASSVLGNLGPRITNSAGNIVGGSSIGRSISSAGMSMPGIASRINSSGNSGSGALNIPSNRLSSMHQASPQFMNILGSSYPAPGGTLSQNQVQAGNNSFSSSGMLHDGNSGDNSPFDINDFPQLTGRPNSAGGGQGQYGSLRKQGVSVNAIVQQNQEFSIQNEDFPALPGYKGNSSDYGMDLHHKDHLHENANIMQGQHFPMGRSSGFNLGGSYPARQQQQQSTTSVQNGLDNIGLRPINSPSPSSNSGSYEQLIQQYHQPQTQNSLRSQTSSGQQSSKDQSQKSAQGKETVPDPYSLLGLLNLIKSKEPGPTALALGLDLTTLGLNLNSPDCLWKTFGSPWSNEPAKGEPDYQIPACYSAEQPPPLQPFNFPKFHPLTLFYIFYSMPKDVAQLYAANELYNKGWFYHREYRVWLTRASNVAPLVKTPLYERGSYICFDPSLWDTIQKDNFVLQYESVEKRPVLPSASQNVRL, from the exons ATGTCAGGATCACTGAAT TCAAATATTGGTGGGGATTCAACAGGAAGGCCATTCACATCAACCTTTTCTG GCTTGCATAATATCCACGGAAATCTCAATCTTGCATCACTATCGCCAAGGAATGCTTCATTGTCAGGTATTCCATCCCCAGGTGTTCAACAACCTGGGGGCAATATTTCTGGTAGCCGGTTTCCCTCAAATAACCTTCCAGTGTCCATGTCTCAG ATTTCTCATGGCCATTCTGGGATCAGCAACAGAGGAG CTTCTTCAGTTTTGGGGAACTTAGGCCCACGGATAACAAATTCTGCGGGCAATATAGTGGGTGGCAGCAGTATTGGCAGAAGCATAAGCTCAGCAGGAATGTCCATGCCTGGTATTGCATCCCGTATCAATTCGAGCGGCAACTCTGGAAGTGGGGCTCTTAATATCCCATCCAATCGACTGAGTAGTATGCATCAAG CGTCACCACAGTTCATGAACATTCTTGGGAGTTCTTATCCAGCACCTGGAGGAACGCTATCTCAGAACCAAGTTCAGGCAGGAAACAATTCTTTTAGTTCTTCAGGAATGCTACATGATGGAAACTCTGGTGACAATTCTCCGTTTGACATAAATGATTTTCCCCAGTTAACTGGGCGTCCTAATTCTGCTGGAGGTGGTCAAGGGCAATATG GGTCACTGCGAAAACAAGGAGTAAGTGTAAATGCCATTGTGCAACAAAACCAGGAGTTCAGCATTCAGAATGAAGATTTTCCAGCTTTACCAGGATATAAAG GCAATTCGTCAGATTATGGTATGGATTTGCATCACAAGGACCACCTTCATGAGAATGCAAATATTATGCAGGGACAACATTTTCCT ATGGGTAGATCATCTGGCTTTAATTTGGGAGGTAGCTATCCAGCCCGCCAACAACAGCAGCAGAGCACTACTTCG GTTCAAAATGGTCTTGATAATATTGGGCTAAGGCCGATAAATTCTCCAAGTCCGTCTTCTAATTCGGGGTCTTACGAGCAACTCATCCAGCAATACCATCAACCGCAGACTCAGAATTCACTTAGGTCGCAGACGTCTTCGGGCCAACAGTCATCTAAGGATCAGAGTCAAAAGTCTGCTCAGGGAAAAGAAACTGTGCCAGACCCATATAGTTTACTTGGATTGTTGAACTTAATAAAATCAAAAGAGCCTGGACCAACAGCTCTTGCTTTAGGGCTTGATTTAACTACACTAGGGCTGAATTTGAACTCTCCAGATTGTCTTTGGAAGACATTTGGCTCTCCATGGTCAAACGAGCCAGCTAAAGGAGAACCTGATTATCAGATCCCTGCTTGTTATTCTGCTGAGCAACCTCCACCACTGCAG CCATTCAATTTTCCAAAGTTTCACCCCTTGACACTATTCTACATCTTCTACAG TATGCCGAAGGATGTTGCTCAGTTATATGCCGCGAATGAACT ATATAACAAAGGGTGGTTTTACCACAGAGAGTATCGTGTGTGGCTCACACGAGCTTCAAATGTGGCGCCTCTTGTGAAAACACCACTGTATGAACGAGGATCCTACATTTGTTTTGATCCCAGCCTGTGGGATACAATTCAGAAG GACAACTTTGTGCTCCAATATGAATCTGTAGAGAAGAGACCTGTCCTCCCTTCCGCCAGCCAAAATGTTAGATTATAA